TCCTCCAGTGGATTGCATTGTGGGACAGATGATGACATCACTTCAGCTGACGGGCTGCAGTCAACATACCGGTCCTGTTCAACACAGCTCAAAGCCATCTTGAGAAGCCCAACGTCTGTCTGAGTGGTGGAAGGCTCATTTTCCTTTAAGGCATCTATGATGCCGGCTTCTAAAATTCCCTCTTCTGCATCTACTTTGATGTCAGCAtctgtgttcattttgacattgaTGTCCTCATTGGCATAGTCTCCATCTGTACTCATGACTTCACTTgtctcttcccttttctgttctctctttgtcctgCGGGTTGaccccatctttctcttctgtttcgAGGCACCCGGTTTTACATTCGCCTCTTCTGTGTGATATGGAAGTTTGAAGGTGGATTCACAGTCGTCATACTGTGATGTTTTTTCCGATGTATCTGTGCTTTCCATAGTAAGTGATTGAGAAACAGACTGCTTGGTCTGTTCATTGTGCAATGCATCAGAAATGTTGGTACTAGTATTTGATACTTCTGGTTCCATGGTAGAACTGAGAATGTGAGCCTGTGTCCCTTTTTCAACTTCATCACAGTGTTGGATATCAGGGCTGTATGTCTCAGGGCTAGAACTCTCTGTACGCACATTCAGTGAGGCAACTGCGATCTCTGGAATGTGATCTGGTGTAGATGATGACCAGCGATTCTGTTCTAAAGGATCAAAGGACTCACTTAGAATCTCAACTTCTGACTGAGGGAGTAAAATATTGGTATTCTCAATGGCACCAATGACCTCTGCTGAGGTGCCAGCACAATTTTCACAGGGATCTTCAGAAGGACATGATAATTGATTCTCAATCTCTGGCTGTTCTGATACAGCCATGTTTGTACTATTTTTCCTCTCCTGGTCTTCAGGTGACTCTGGACTATTTTCTGCCTTTCCCTCGTCATGCTTTTGGAGTTGGTCAACATCTTCCCTCACAAAAGCTCCTTTAAAATGCTCCGCTACTTCAAAAGAACTAAAAGTGTCACTGGGAATTCTTACTTCTGATTGATTGGTGAAATATTCAGCTTTCTCAACTGCATCTTTGTCTGACATGCATGTCTTTGTGCAGTCAAAACTCTCTCCTTGCAGATTCAGTGAGTTATCTACCATCTCTTCCCTGTGATCTACCATAGGAGGTGATGCTAGGAAATCATTTTCAAAAGGACTAAAACTCTCACAGACACTTCCCACTGTTGGTTTATCTGTGAAAGACTCAGTACCGATGTCCTCTACTTGTAACTTTCCACTTTTCACAATTGCTAGTATGTCTGTTCCTGGAATCATTTGGAAATCTATATCCTTGCTGTCAATTTCTTTACCAGTGAGATCACATCCGTATTCCCTTTttacttctttctctccttggaGAGGCTCATGAGTTGAcccaagtctctctctcaatctaggGGCATTCAGTTCAGCAATTTCAGTAACTCCTTTGCGGCCTATTTCATTGTGATGATGATCCAAGTTCCCTTCCATAACAAGCTGCCTACTACTGGTGCTTGTCATTGTCCCACTGTCACCTGTTATATTCTCTGTTGAGTGAAATGCCTCAGCATCCATTGCAATCAGTGTACCTTCAGTATTCTCATCTAGAATCAGGTtcccatgtttgttttcttgttcctcaaACTCACAGCCTGCTTCTTCTAACTGTGCCCCTCTCTCATTGACAGTAAAGACCATATCTAACTTATCATTGACTACTGTCTTTAGTCTGAACTTTGTGTCCTCTTCAGTCAATTCTGGATTTAGCAATGtgtcctctctcatctcatgcGTTTCCTCTTGGCTGTTTCCAATATCCTCTATCATTTTGTTTCCTTTGACAATTCTCCGGGTTGAGCCCATTCTTTTCTTTGGCCTTTGAACATTAAGTTCTGAGTTTGTATCCTTTTCTTGAGAAACCTTGATAGAAATGGTTTGTTCAGTTTGTAAGCTGTTTTGATTTCCATACTTATCATAGCCTTCTGTCACTGTGCCATCAGTATTGGTATTAGCAGGTTGAAAGATCTGTAAATTATCTTTAatctctgaaatgttttctgcTGTTGTTGGCGCTGTACTTCCCTGTGGCATAGCTTGCATCTGCAATGAAAAATTCTGGATGCCAGCACTTTCCACCTCCATTTCTCTAAGGGGCTTGTTATCTACTTTCATAATTGGCATTCCTTCTTGGCTTTCCTTTCTATGCAATACATGGTGTTTAATGTGTTCTTTAACAGAAATGTCTCCTATGTTTAAACTCACCTCCAAAACGacctcttctgtcctcctttGCTCATCACTTTCTCTTACATCTTCAGGACTTTGGTCTTCTCTCTGTTGGTAATGACCATCAAGTCCTTCAGGTGTATCTTGTGTTGTATCAGTAGAAGAGATCTCCTTGGCCTCAGACAAATTGAAGCATGATTGTTTGAGTAAactttccccctcttcttggGGGCTTGTGACACAGAAAGGTGGATTTACTGCTGGTGTAGGACACTGATCAAAGGACTGGGGAGGAGAGTGGGTATACTGGGCCTCTGTTTTGACATCCAGCTCTGACAAAAGTCTACGTTCTTCACCTGGAGACTCATCCCTAGGCCTCTCTGTCAGTCCCTTCACTTCACTGACACCTAATTccagcaaatgtgtgtgagcctgaTCTGACTCTGGTGCATGTGGTTCTTCTTTTAAATACTGATCCTCTGTTCTTGTGATATTAAATTCTTCCTGTATTATCTGCATGCTATTATtatccttttcctcctcctctttcctctcttctgcttTAAATGCTTGCTTGGTTCTTCGAGTTGAACCCATTCTCCTTATCTTCCCAGAAGTACTTGTCTCTGCCTCACAAAGTTCAGCCGGGGCTCCAGTTTCAAGTTTTTCTGTGCTAGTCTTGCCTGGATCATGCTGGTCACCCTCTATGTTCTCAGAGACAACATCAAGCTGGCACTTGGGCACTTCACCTGAGTACAATGGTTGCACGTGGTGGACAGTGGACAACTCTTGAAGTACCCCAGTTTTTCCAGCATTACTGGCTTCATCTGGTGTCTCAGTTATTGTCTCAGTGAGCTCTTCATTAGCGTCCCTTTCTTCTGCCTTGTGCCCTAGGTTGCGCTGTCGTGTTGAGCCAATTCTTTTTTTTGACTTTCTGCTAGACATGATTTTTGACAGACCTGTGTTAAAAAACATGGACAGTCAGGTGGCTTTTCAGCTATTATCTGGTGCCTCAGTACTAATGCAAATGTAattcatttaaatataaattatttaaGTACAGTGATAAtgtgccatatatatatatatatatataaaaaaaacatcctcatcatgaattatttaatttacaCTAACAGCCCAGAGTCACTTGGTGAAGATAATATCTAAAATTCTATGTCTAAAATCACCACTTCCTCTCAAGGGAGTGGCACGGCAAAGACAGAAATATGGCAAAGTCACCACTGACCACCGAGATAGTTTAGAGGTCAGATACACGCAGAGACACTGAGGGCCTAAACAATCCAAAATAACAGTTCACATGGCTCTATAAAAATCTTGCTTTGTAAACACCATCAACAGCAgagttgacactgataaaagctacCCAGCTTGTTAATTGATGCCTTTTGGCGATATATTTCTTGACATTACAAAAGCTTCCATTTAAATAGCCTGCAaggctagtgggaatgacagatgtgtttatctctccttcacatgaccataccattacaatgaatttgaagatgttaTAGAAATTAGCTACCTATAAAAGAATAccttaaaacaataaaaaaaataatgtattatcaCTTTAAAACCAAAGGTGTTGCTTTTCAATACACCAGGGATAATGATTAGAATGATTTActatttaaatcaaacagagaaGCAAACTACTGGCCACTTAAAAATAGATACTGAAAACTACATTGATGTGATCCTAAGACAGCTAGAAATATCTTTGGTAATTAGGACGAACATTAAATtacaaaacagaacattctgCTTGTAGGGTCTACTGTTATTTTTGTTGCATAAACTAGAACTTTATGGTTCTTTAGGTAGTTCTAAATTTTTTCTACTACATGTCTTCAACTGTGCACCAGGGCCATACAAGGCAACGGGGTTTCACCACTTTGC
Above is a window of Clupea harengus unplaced genomic scaffold, Ch_v2.0.2, whole genome shotgun sequence DNA encoding:
- the LOC105889174 gene encoding uncharacterized protein LOC105889174 isoform X1; its protein translation is MSSRKSKKRIGSTRQRNLGHKAEERDANEELTETITETPDEASNAGKTGVLQELSTVHHVQPLYSGEVPKCQLDVVSENIEGDQHDPGKTSTEKLETGAPAELCEAETSTSGKIRRMGSTRRTKQAFKAEERKEEEEKDNNSMQIIQEEFNITRTEDQYLKEEPHAPESDQAHTHLLELGVSEVKGLTERPRDESPGEERRLLSELDVKTEAQYTHSPPQSFDQCPTPAVNPPFCVTSPQEEGESLLKQSCFNLSEAKEISSTDTTQDTPEGLDGHYQQREDQSPEDVRESDEQRRTEEVVLEVSLNIGDISVKEHIKHHVLHRKESQEGMPIMKVDNKPLREMEVESAGIQNFSLQMQAMPQGSTAPTTAENISEIKDNLQIFQPANTNTDGTVTEGYDKYGNQNSLQTEQTISIKVSQEKDTNSELNVQRPKKRMGSTRRIVKGNKMIEDIGNSQEETHEMREDTLLNPELTEEDTKFRLKTVVNDKLDMVFTVNERGAQLEEAGCEFEEQENKHGNLILDENTEGTLIAMDAEAFHSTENITGDSGTMTSTSSRQLVMEGNLDHHHNEIGRKGVTEIAELNAPRLRERLGSTHEPLQGEKEVKREYGCDLTGKEIDSKDIDFQMIPGTDILAIVKSGKLQVEDIGTESFTDKPTVGSVCESFSPFENDFLASPPMVDHREEMVDNSLNLQGESFDCTKTCMSDKDAVEKAEYFTNQSEVRIPSDTFSSFEVAEHFKGAFVREDVDQLQKHDEGKAENSPESPEDQERKNSTNMAVSEQPEIENQLSCPSEDPCENCAGTSAEVIGAIENTNILLPQSEVEILSESFDPLEQNRWSSSTPDHIPEIAVASLNVRTESSSPETYSPDIQHCDEVEKGTQAHILSSTMEPEVSNTSTNISDALHNEQTKQSVSQSLTMESTDTSEKTSQYDDCESTFKLPYHTEEANVKPGASKQKRKMGSTRRTKREQKREETSEVMSTDGDYANEDINVKMNTDADIKVDAEEGILEAGIIDALKENEPSTTQTDVGLLKMALSCVEQDRYVDCSPSAEVMSSSVPQCNPLEDGQKQDNQHQCLDITAQQLDGNDAANLEADNEISILGKETSEGLTTSEAEPFNEALMSKDVDQLKKHEEEKAEKSLESLGDQNKEDSISLRVSEQAEAVNRLSSPTEVHSPDCAAITVEDVRASEKTESSFCQSGVGTHGEALDPLEQEHPPSSPTPDHIPEITVASLDVHTESSSLETYNPEIEHCDEVEQGTQAHILSSTMDPEVPNNGAEASELVQDGWTQQSDHCESSLRLQHHEKEGSLKQSASRQKRKMGSTRRQKRETNEVNLDEETKSSHETGEMTETEIEVQQEENIQSEQISSREKIHSAGVNTIPMSIGQIEISESSGSTAAEETSYSQLSHEDSQKEPKSMLQKRKMGSSRRGQGLGNRGKGEAEQVDEHMDDTSRQESGGALLQNEGTSKESCSGLLKNTQDLPVEGEQLLASVQSSESHLQPLAQAERPDELIDERVPPASAQSKPSVLSVSSSPSSEFQEHGPNKDPQTSTKKRKMGSTRKNMRRQGEEDKSDLKAVHGSTQRWNDDTVWDSTISDVEDLPTGPTETATIQKMTETQGQEDTLPHDESAGHGSAGQKKSPQRTRRKMGSRHGGQGYRGIGGLEESEDQPVCKRQEKDGSILQGTQENVHSEGVDEQGLSKLTFTGDEESQKVKQPNPSGARSKLDLERKYGPGDTLTSLEEAVMFNIVMVGESSVGKTSFIHQFQNGQFFDDHSATIGVDTCIQTLAVDGELVKLQIWDTAGQERFHSLTRQVLHKADGLIVMYDISSSQTFCAVRKWISCIEEGARSEVLIMLLGNKNDSEERQVLHPEGERLAQEHNFHFMECSAATGHNVPQAMEALARLLKQTVKESDEEHVTLHKKPQQKKSGCC
- the LOC105889174 gene encoding uncharacterized protein LOC105889174 isoform X2; protein product: MSSRKSKKRIGSTRQRNLGHKAEERDANEELTETITETPDEASNAGKTGVLQELSTVHHVQPLYSGEVPKCQLDVVSENIEGDQHDPGKTSTEKLETGAPAELCEAETSTSGKIRRMGSTRRTKQAFKAEERKEEEEKDNNSMQIIQEEFNITRTEDQYLKEEPHAPESDQAHTHLLELGVSEVKGLTERPRDESPGEERRLLSELDVKTEAQYTHSPPQSFDQCPTPAVNPPFCVTSPQEEGESLLKQSCFNLSEAKEISSTDTTQDTPEGLDGHYQQREDQSPEDVRESDEQRRTEEVVLEVSQEKDTNSELNVQRPKKRMGSTRRIVKGNKMIEDIGNSQEETHEMREDTLLNPELTEEDTKFRLKTVVNDKLDMVFTVNERGAQLEEAGCEFEEQENKHGNLILDENTEGTLIAMDAEAFHSTENITGDSGTMTSTSSRQLVMEGNLDHHHNEIGRKGVTEIAELNAPRLRERLGSTHEPLQGEKEVKREYGCDLTGKEIDSKDIDFQMIPGTDILAIVKSGKLQVEDIGTESFTDKPTVGSVCESFSPFENDFLASPPMVDHREEMVDNSLNLQGESFDCTKTCMSDKDAVEKAEYFTNQSEVRIPSDTFSSFEVAEHFKGAFVREDVDQLQKHDEGKAENSPESPEDQERKNSTNMAVSEQPEIENQLSCPSEDPCENCAGTSAEVIGAIENTNILLPQSEVEILSESFDPLEQNRWSSSTPDHIPEIAVASLNVRTESSSPETYSPDIQHCDEVEKGTQAHILSSTMEPEVSNTSTNISDALHNEQTKQSVSQSLTMESTDTSEKTSQYDDCESTFKLPYHTEEANVKPGASKQKRKMGSTRRTKREQKREETSEVMSTDGDYANEDINVKMNTDADIKVDAEEGILEAGIIDALKENEPSTTQTDVGLLKMALSCVEQDRYVDCSPSAEVMSSSVPQCNPLEDGQKQDNQHQCLDITAQQLDGNDAANLEADNEISILGKETSEGLTTSEAEPFNEALMSKDVDQLKKHEEEKAEKSLESLGDQNKEDSISLRVSEQAEAVNRLSSPTEVHSPDCAAITVEDVRASEKTESSFCQSGVGTHGEALDPLEQEHPPSSPTPDHIPEITVASLDVHTESSSLETYNPEIEHCDEVEQGTQAHILSSTMDPEVPNNGAEASELVQDGWTQQSDHCESSLRLQHHEKEGSLKQSASRQKRKMGSTRRQKRETNEVNLDEETKSSHETGEMTETEIEVQQEENIQSEQISSREKIHSAGVNTIPMSIGQIEISESSGSTAAEETSYSQLSHEDSQKEPKSMLQKRKMGSSRRGQGLGNRGKGEAEQVDEHMDDTSRQESGGALLQNEGTSKESCSGLLKNTQDLPVEGEQLLASVQSSESHLQPLAQAERPDELIDERVPPASAQSKPSVLSVSSSPSSEFQEHGPNKDPQTSTKKRKMGSTRKNMRRQGEEDKSDLKAVHGSTQRWNDDTVWDSTISDVEDLPTGPTETATIQKMTETQGQEDTLPHDESAGHGSAGQKKSPQRTRRKMGSRHGGQGYRGIGGLEESEDQPVCKRQEKDGSILQGTQENVHSEGVDEQGLSKLTFTGDEESQKVKQPNPSGARSKLDLERKYGPGDTLTSLEEAVMFNIVMVGESSVGKTSFIHQFQNGQFFDDHSATIGVDTCIQTLAVDGELVKLQIWDTAGQERFHSLTRQVLHKADGLIVMYDISSSQTFCAVRKWISCIEEGARSEVLIMLLGNKNDSEERQVLHPEGERLAQEHNFHFMECSAATGHNVPQAMEALARLLKQTVKESDEEHVTLHKKPQQKKSGCC
- the LOC105889174 gene encoding uncharacterized protein LOC105889174 isoform X3 — encoded protein: MSSRKSKKRIGSTRQRNLGHKAEERDANEELTETITETPDEASNAGKTGVLQELSTVHHVQPLYSGEVPKCQLDVVSENIEGDQHDPGKTSTEKLETGAPAELCEAETSTSGKIRRMGSTRRTKQAFKAEERKEEEEKDNNSMQIIQEEFNITRTEDQYLKEEPHAPESDQAHTHLLELGVSEVKGLTERPRDESPGEERRLLSELDVKTEAQYTHSPPQSFDQCPTPAVNPPFCVTSPQEEGESLLKQSCFNLSEAKEISSTDTTQDTPEGLDGHYQQREDQSPEDVRESDEQRRTEEVVLEVSLNIGDISVKEHIKHHVLHRKESQEGMPIMKVDNKPLREMEVESAGIQNFSLQMQAMPQGSTAPTTAENISEIKDNLQIFQPANTNTDGTVTEGYDKYGNQNSLQTEQTISIKVSQEKDTNSELNVQRPKKRMGSTRRIVKGNKMIEDIGNSQEETHEMREDTLLNPELTEEDTKFRLKTVVNDKLDMVFTVNERGAQLEEAGCEFEEQENKHGNLILDENTEGTLIAMDAEAFHSTENITGDSGTMTSTSSRQLVMEGNLDHHHNEIGRKGVTEIAELNAPRLRERLGSTHEPLQGEKEVKREYGCDLTGKEIDSKDIDFQMIPGTDILAIVKSGKLQVEDIGTESFTDKPTVGSVCESFSPFENDFLASPPMVDHREEMVDNSLNLQGESFDCTKTCMSDKDAVEKAEYFTNQSEVRIPSDTFSSFEVAEHFKGAFVREDVDQLQKHDEGKAENSPESPEDQERKNSTNMAVSEQPEIENQLSCPSEDPCENCAGTSAEVIGAIENTNILLPQSEVEILSESFDPLEQNRWSSSTPDHIPEITVASLDVHTESSSLETYNPEIEHCDEVEQGTQAHILSSTMDPEVPNNGAEASELVQDGWTQQSDHCESSLRLQHHEKEGSLKQSASRQKRKMGSTRRQKRETNEVNLDEETKSSHETGEMTETEIEVQQEENIQSEQISSREKIHSAGVNTIPMSIGQIEISESSGSTAAEETSYSQLSHEDSQKEPKSMLQKRKMGSSRRGQGLGNRGKGEAEQVDEHMDDTSRQESGGALLQNEGTSKESCSGLLKNTQDLPVEGEQLLASVQSSESHLQPLAQAERPDELIDERVPPASAQSKPSVLSVSSSPSSEFQEHGPNKDPQTSTKKRKMGSTRKNMRRQGEEDKSDLKAVHGSTQRWNDDTVWDSTISDVEDLPTGPTETATIQKMTETQGQEDTLPHDESAGHGSAGQKKSPQRTRRKMGSRHGGQGYRGIGGLEESEDQPVCKRQEKDGSILQGTQENVHSEGVDEQGLSKLTFTGDEESQKVKQPNPSGARSKLDLERKYGPGDTLTSLEEAVMFNIVMVGESSVGKTSFIHQFQNGQFFDDHSATIGVDTCIQTLAVDGELVKLQIWDTAGQERFHSLTRQVLHKADGLIVMYDISSSQTFCAVRKWISCIEEGARSEVLIMLLGNKNDSEERQVLHPEGERLAQEHNFHFMECSAATGHNVPQAMEALARLLKQTVKESDEEHVTLHKKPQQKKSGCC